Proteins encoded within one genomic window of Pongo abelii isolate AG06213 chromosome 18, NHGRI_mPonAbe1-v2.0_pri, whole genome shotgun sequence:
- the PSMB10 gene encoding proteasome subunit beta type-10 isoform X2 yields the protein MLKPALEPRGGFSFENCQRNASLERVLPGLRVPHARKTGTTIAGLVFQDGVILGADTRATNDSVVADKSCEKIHFIAPKIYCCGAGVAADAEMTTRMVASKMELHALSTGREPRVATVTRILRQTLFSRLPFTALGSGQDAALAVLEDRFQPNMTLEAAQGLLVEAITAGILGDLGSGGNVDACVITKTGAKLLRTLNSPTEPVKRSGHYHFVPGTTAVLTQTVKPLTLELVEETVQAMEVE from the exons ATGCTGAAGCCAGCCCTGGAGCCCCGAGGGGGCTTCTCCTTCGAGAACTGCCAAAG AAATGCATCATTGGAACGCGTCCTCCCGGGGCTCAGGGTCCCTCATGCACGCAAGACCGGGACCACCATCGCGGGCCTGGTGTTCCAA gaCGGGGTCATTCTGGGCGCCGACACGCGAGCCACTAACGATTCGGTCGTGGCAGACAAGAGCTGCGAGAAGATCCACTTCATCGCCCCCAAAATCTA CTGCTGTGGGGCTGGAGTAGCCGCGGACGCCGAGATGACCACACGGATGGTGGCGTCCAAGATGGAGCTACACGCACTATCCACGGGTCGCGAGCCCCGCGTGGCCACGGTCACTCGCATCCTGCGCCAGACGCTCTTCAG CCGTCTGCCCTTCACAGCCCTGG GCTCTGGTCAGGACGCGGCCCTGGCGGTGCTAGAAGACCGGTTCCAGCCGAATATGACG CTGGAGGCTGCTCAGGGGCTGCTGGTGGAAGCCATCACCGCCGGGATCTTGGGTGACCTGGGCTCCGGGGGCAATGTGGACGCATGTGTGATCACGAAGACTGGCGCCAAGCTGCTGCGGACACTGAACTCACCCACAGAGCCCGTGAAGAG gtCTGGCCACTACCACTTTGTGCCTGGAACCACAGCTGTCCTGACCCAGACCGTGAAGCCACTAACCCTGGAGCTAGTGGAGGAAACTGTGCAGGCTATGGAGGTGGAGTAA
- the LCAT gene encoding phosphatidylcholine-sterol acyltransferase, which produces MGPPGSPWQWVPLLLGLLLPPAAPFWLLNVLFPPQTTPKAELSNHTRPVILVPGCLGNQLEAKLDKPDVVNWMCYRKTEDFFTIWLDLNMFLPLGVDCWIDNTRVVYNRSSGLVSNAPGVQIRVPGFGKTYSVEYLDSSKLAGYLHTLVQNLVNNGYVRDETVRAAPYDWRLEPGQQEEYYRKLAGLVEEMHAAYGKPVFLIGHSLGCLHLLYFLLRQPQAWKDRFIDGFISLGAPWGGSIKPMLVLASGDNQGIPIMSSIKLKEEQRITTTSPWMFPSRMAWPEDHVFISTPSFNYTGRDFQRFFADLHFEEGWYMWLQSRDLLAGLPAPGVEVYCLYGVGLPTPRTYIYDHGFPYTDPVGVLYEDGDDTVATRSTELCGLWQGRQPQPVHLLPLHGIQHLNMVFSNLTLEHINAILLGAYRQGPPASPTASPEPPPPE; this is translated from the exons ATGGGGCCGCCCGGCTCCCCATGGCAGTGGGTGCCGCTGCTGCTGGGGCTGCTGCTCCCTCCTGCCGCCCCCTTCTGGCTCCTCAATGTGCTCTTCCCCCCGCAAACCACGCCCAAGGCTGAGCTCAGTAACCACACACGGCCCGTCATCCTCG TGCCCGGCTGCCTGGGGAATCAGCTAGAAGCCAAGCTGGACAAACCAGATGTGGTGAACTGGATGTGCTACCGCAAGACAGAGGACTTCTTCACCATCTGGCTGGATCTCAACATGTTCCTACCCCTTGGGGTAGACTGCTGGATTGATAACACCAG AGTTGTCTACAACCGGAGCTCTGGGCTCGTGTCCAATGCCCCTGGTGTCCAGATCCGCGTCCCTGGCTTTGGCAAGACCTACTCTGTGGAGTACCTGGACAGCAGCAAGCTGGCAG GGTACTTGCACACGCTGGTGCAGAACCTGGTCAACAACGGCTACGTGCGGGACGAGACTGTGCGCGCCGCCCCCTATGACTGGCGGCTGGAGCCCG gccagcaGGAGGAGTACTACCGCAAGCTCGCAGGGCTGGTGGAGGAGATGCACGCTGCCTATGGGAAGCCTGTCTTCCTCATTGGCCACAGCCTCGGCTGTCTACACTTGCTCTATTTCCTGCTGCGCCAGCCCCAGGCCTGGAAGGACCGCTTCATCGATGGCTTCATCTCTCTTGGGGCTCCCTGGGGTGGCTCCATCAAGCCCATGCTGGTCTTGGCCTCAG GTGACAACCAGGGCATCCCCATCATGTCCAGCATCAAGCTGAAGGAGGAGCAGCGCATAACCACCACCTCCCCCTGGATGTTTCCCTCTCGCATGGCGTGGCCTGAGGACCACGTGTTCATTTCCACACCCAGCTTCAACTACACAGGCCGTGACTTCCAGCGCTTCTTTGCAGACCTGCACTTTGAGGAAGGCTGGTACATGTGGTTGCAGTCACGTGACCTCCTGGCAGGACTCCCAGCACCTGGTGTGGAAGTATACTGTCTTTATGGCGTGGGCCTGCCCACGCCCCGCACCTACATCTACGACCACGGCTTCCCCTACACGGACCCTGTGGGTGTGCTCTATGAGGATGGTGACGACACGGTGGCGACGCGCAGCACCGAGCTCTGTGGCCTGTGGCAGGGCCGCCAGCCACAGCCTGTGCACCTGCTGCCCTTGCACGGGATACAGCATCTCAACATGGTCTTCAGCAACCTGACCCTGGAGCACATCAATGCCATCCTTCTGGGTGCCTACCGCCAGGGTCCCCCTGCGTCCCCGACTGCCAGCCCAGAGCCCCCGCCTCCTGAATAA
- the PSMB10 gene encoding proteasome subunit beta type-10 isoform X1 gives MLKPALEPRGGFSFENCQRNASLERVLPGLRVPHARKTGTTIAGLVFQDGVILGADTRATNDSVVADKSCEKIHFIAPKIYCCGAGVAADAEMTTRMVASKMELHALSTGREPRVATVTRILRQTLFRYQGHVGASLIVGGVDLTGPQLYSVHPHGSYSRLPFTALGSGQDAALAVLEDRFQPNMTLEAAQGLLVEAITAGILGDLGSGGNVDACVITKTGAKLLRTLNSPTEPVKRSGHYHFVPGTTAVLTQTVKPLTLELVEETVQAMEVE, from the exons ATGCTGAAGCCAGCCCTGGAGCCCCGAGGGGGCTTCTCCTTCGAGAACTGCCAAAG AAATGCATCATTGGAACGCGTCCTCCCGGGGCTCAGGGTCCCTCATGCACGCAAGACCGGGACCACCATCGCGGGCCTGGTGTTCCAA gaCGGGGTCATTCTGGGCGCCGACACGCGAGCCACTAACGATTCGGTCGTGGCAGACAAGAGCTGCGAGAAGATCCACTTCATCGCCCCCAAAATCTA CTGCTGTGGGGCTGGAGTAGCCGCGGACGCCGAGATGACCACACGGATGGTGGCGTCCAAGATGGAGCTACACGCACTATCCACGGGTCGCGAGCCCCGCGTGGCCACGGTCACTCGCATCCTGCGCCAGACGCTCTTCAG GTACCAGGGCCACGTGGGTGCATCGCTGATCGTGGGCGGCGTAGACCTGACTGGACCGCAGCTCTACAGCGTGCATCCCCATGGCTCCTACAGCCGTCTGCCCTTCACAGCCCTGG GCTCTGGTCAGGACGCGGCCCTGGCGGTGCTAGAAGACCGGTTCCAGCCGAATATGACG CTGGAGGCTGCTCAGGGGCTGCTGGTGGAAGCCATCACCGCCGGGATCTTGGGTGACCTGGGCTCCGGGGGCAATGTGGACGCATGTGTGATCACGAAGACTGGCGCCAAGCTGCTGCGGACACTGAACTCACCCACAGAGCCCGTGAAGAG gtCTGGCCACTACCACTTTGTGCCTGGAACCACAGCTGTCCTGACCCAGACCGTGAAGCCACTAACCCTGGAGCTAGTGGAGGAAACTGTGCAGGCTATGGAGGTGGAGTAA